The Neodiprion pinetum isolate iyNeoPine1 chromosome 5, iyNeoPine1.2, whole genome shotgun sequence genome segment ATCGGAATCGTTTTTTCATCTCTGCAATACGCGGTGTCGATAAATTCGTTTGACAATGATGTCCCGTTGCTTAACGTAGCAACTGTGCGGATATCGTAGgtttgagtattttttaacgatatcttGACAAGCCTTGTGCGAGCTCGCGTGGAGAAGTCTGTATGTCGGAGAGCAAGATACTTCTCTTCGATGTTTGATGTGTTTCGTACGGCAAGGAGATTAATATCTCCGGATgtgtatacgttatacatcGATTGATTTTCTTCGCCTGTCCATGTGAAAGGTTATATTAACATATTATACtcgacgtgaaaaaaaaaagaaagaaatcgcTCGTACACgttaagtatatatatatatatatatatatatatatatatatatatatatatattatatatatattatctcctcacatgtataatttatgtatcTATAATGCATATGATTCGTGCTTGCACATCGAGATAGAATGACAGAGTGAGAACGATAGAAGGAAACTCTGGAGAGCGTGACAGgtgttgtaataataatataaaaattaaatttcgtataataatttgataatatatttttggGCGGGCAATTTATGTACAggcgtaaaataataataataataatagtaataataataatatttgtaaatGTTAATTTcttaacatatatatatttatatatatatatattaaaatatatatatatatatatatatatatatatatatatatatatatatatatatatatatatatatatatatatatatatatatatatatatatatatatatatataattatatgtgtgtgtgtgtgtgtgtcattttcatatcaataatcgtaactatttatatatatacgtacatatatatgtattcctattcatatttatgtacacatatgtatatacatacgcatGAGATTTGTATGCCGATTTATGTATAGTACAGTCCATGTATATGTATTGTTTTTAATGCTATAGAATTGGTTATACGAGAATTTTTACTATCGATACTATCTACAAAAAACAGGGGCACGATTAGGTGATTGATGCTCGGGATAAAGGTAATGGGGAATAACATTGCTCCGGGCTAAGCGCGAAGATGgttcttcttcattttgtcCTTGCCGttcgttttatttaattttttttattcatcccgTGATTCTCGATTAGCTTGGCAAGCTTCTCAGCTCCAATCTTACTTTTACACTTTGTCATACCTACTAGCGGAGCAAAGAAGAAAACAGGAAAGACGGTGAAGATGAGGAAGAAGATTTAGAGTAGTAGAAGTAGAGGTAGTAGCAGTAGAAGAGTATTTAGTTATAAAAGTTTGACGATAATAAAACGTTTTATGAATATCgatattttagaatttttccacGGTATGGAAAGGGCttcttttttttgacaaaaaccAATGTCAATTTAccattgttatttatttctatttctttttattaactCGACGCGTCGTcgtgtaacaatttttttcaataatacacCGCAAAACATTCGAATGAATTTctataggttttttttttttttttttttccctctttgttctatgattattattattttttgtttttttatttttttctcttccatacGTTTCACTTTTCTACAATATACGTTTATTTGTCGGGATCCGGTTTTACATCGTCTCTAaagttatatttttgaattgaaaattgaatcttTCACGTTTATGCATGCAACAAAACTGTTCCGTCACATTACAACACTGATGTAGGTACATCGCTTTTTTTGTGCACCTCAACGAGCATTCCGTTCATCTGTATTTTCATATTGATTTTGATCACATTACAATAACGCCATTcgttttttcacaattcgTTTATcgtatgtattatacaaaATGCACGTTCAAATCCAGCTGAACTTTAGAAacgttagaaaaaaagaaagcagcCTTGTCTTCCGCCGTTGATATtacgttatatttatatttttcgtcaaatttatTAGTCaacgtattgttttttttttttttttttttttttctccttcagATAATAATCGTCACTACTTAACCACGGCTCGATTATAATTCTCGAACGATCGGGTGTCGCGTATTAAATTTGCGATTAAAGAATTTATCGCgaggttattattatttatacacttATCTCGTATTTCCATTGAATTTATCatcgttattatcatcatACTCCGTTGAATCGCATCAATTTTCACGCAACGTTTCACCTCCTCGCGTATCACGCGGGCGAGAATGGCCTGTGAATTTTTGGGGGTGTCGGATGCGGCGGGGGCGTCACTATCCTCTTCATCATCTGACCTTGGCCGTGACCTTGCGGCGTATGCTGCCCCGCCGGGGGGCTGCCCCTTGACGAAGGGGTGTGAGGACTCGGCACCGCGACTCTGAGCGGACCGGTGACGGAGAGATTCGTCGCCATCAATGGGGGGCTGTGAGCCTCCGAGAGGCTGTCAGAGAGACGGGAAACGCCGCCGTCGGAGAGACGAGAGCCGTCCGATAACCTCGATATACCTTCGGTCAGCTGGTGCGGGGGGTGAGGGTGGTGCAGCAGCCCTTTGTGGGGGTGGAGTCGCGGGGGTGGCAGGCCCAGCGGATCCGGAAGTCTGGAAAACAACCGTCAGGGAATAatcgtatttattttattcctcgGGTCTCCAACGTTTGTCGGACCCATCGTTGCTAACTATTGATCGATTTTTAATTAGCGCAAGCATCATCAATGATCGCAGTCATTTTAATCCTTTGATTGTCACTCGTTGCATAGACTAATGATCCCTGCTACGTAgaaatcatgttttttttttctgttttttttttatcaaataaacTCGACCGTTGATTGCCTTCCTGCGAGGTGGTGTCAATTCTTGCAAAGGGATTTAATTTTTGCCAAGATTCAAGTGGCTAAAATTTGTATCAGTTTGAAGTTCTATGTACTTTTAGCTTGAATTTAAGTAAATGGTTTGTCTAAATTTTACAAGCAAAATATAACTGCTCATACTTTGGAAGCTCAAATATTTCGAAACTGTTCGAAAAGCTCCAAagtagtgattttttttttgttcaacacATCAATCTTGTAAATTAATTGCATCCGCAATTAATGGCTCCATGGTAAAAGCTTATGTTGTGGAAAGTTAGAGACTCCGACTATTCAGAAGTCAGATCGACTTTTAAACTTGGAATTTTTATACGCCAAGCGCAGTCATTTGTTTGTCTAATAATACGGTGACTTGGCCATTTTTGTATAAGAATTATCAATCGTTGATAATCAATGAGCTGAAATGACTCTAGAAAAgatgttatttttgttatcgTTTTTCGCATTACGATGTACTTTACCGGGTACTGAATACCGTGGATTCTATGTATTccttttcttaatttttgtcgaaaatcaTGTTTGTTATTCTCACGTGTTTACAGAAATGAAACGTGTATATCTCGAAAAGCTTGATGAATCAAACATCGttgttttgttcaatttcGTTAAAAACAGGGCTGGATTTGCAGTAACTTTcccagttaaaaaaaaaaaaaattcatcgaaagACACGTGCAAGACTCAAGAAAATTGACGCTTTGAAAATTGCATGGTCAGACTTTTGTTCCAATTGACACGCAATAAAATACCGgaacaatctcttgaaacttgataatcaaccgcgcatgcacgaaataattaaatctcattggtcggcgaaatatTCCCGCAGCGTTATTCTTGTCTGCGACacaggcgggccaacctacgcaaaatgcgtacgtttgaattttcaaagggcatgagcattaaattccgaccgttcttagaagaatcgactttccgacccgacaacaaatgctttccaaacctttccgagtcaatACCTCAACCATccgagattctaacctcgaaaattcgtatcaactacatcgccgccagaaacaaagtttgacagctgaaaactcgggatggccagcctgcgcgaacgGCCGATAAaattggcgcatgcgcggttgattttcaagtttcaagagattgtcccggtatatctAACGAAGCGAAGCTGGAATACAGGAGGAATGAACATTCGGTACGTACCTCGAGCCGAGATCGCCCCTGGGTCCTACGGCCTGAAAGGGACTGGTTTCAGCCAGTCTGAATATCCCACCACCGGCGATGCTCGGGTGGTTGTGCTGCGGGCTATGGGGTCCGAACGGGAAGCCGGTTGGCGAGAATTTGAAGGCCGGCGCGTGCGCGAACCGGAATTGGGGCTGCGCCGAGTCGAACCGAAAGTTGAGGGGCGGTGGGGGCAGAGGGCCCAGCGAGCCCAGCGGAACCGGGGACGGCTGGTGGGTCGGAGGCGGCGAGGATGCCGGCGAGGGGGGCGAGGTTCGTCCCAGGGAGATGTCAGAGTCCTCCGAATCACTTCCGCCGGGTCCCGGGCTCAAGGCTCGTCGCTGAGATCCGCTTCCCGGTCCCGATTGTTGCTGcattctgcaaaaaaaaaaaataaaaacaataaataaataaataaataaataacaacatGTCAAAATTTAAAGTCGAGTCAAATCATAGCCTGCCGTGTCAACGAAGCGAAATTTGCGGAAATGATCGCGTGGCTTTGAGGCTAGTTACAGGAGCAAATAATACAGAATAAATAACCCaacgaaaaataagaatactTGCGATGTTTAATATAATTCAACTTTTTGTCACGGGCTATTTTTGCGTCGGTGTATTTTTACGCCGGTTAGTTGGTGGACCATTTTAACCAGGACCTTTGACTACCGACAGATTAGCGCTTTGTAAGGTACCctccgaaaaaaattaataccaCATTGTAAAATCACGTTGGAAATGTGTTGTTTTCTTCACGATGCCAGAGAAACGATTTTGCAGATTTGGTTGATAtgtaaacagaaaattatttgcaTTTAGGTAAAGACGATGGTTGACTGATTTtgttctttaaaaattttcaactttcaaatatttaatcaAACTCTTGACGACTACATTTA includes the following:
- the Optix gene encoding homeobox protein SIX3, with product MSAVAPAGTGSATPNNSGPIVPAPLFALPLSFTVGQVATVCETLEESGDIERLARFLWSLPVAHPNIQELNQSEAVLRARAIVAYHSGHFRELYAILERHKFTKDSHGKLQAMWLEAHYQEAEKLRGRPLGPVDKYRVRKKFPLPRTIWDGEQKTHCFKERTRSLLREWYLQDPYPNPGKKRELAGATGLTPTQVGNWFKNRRQRDRAAAAKNQMQQQSGPGSGSQRRALSPGPGGSDSEDSDISLGRTSPPSPASSPPPTHQPSPVPLGSLGPLPPPPLNFRFDSAQPQFRFAHAPAFKFSPTGFPFGPHSPQHNHPSIAGGGIFRLAETSPFQAVGPRGDLGSRLPDPLGLPPPRLHPHKGLLHHPHPPHQLTEGISRLSDGSRLSDGGVSRLSDSLSEAHSPPLMATNLSVTGPLRVAVPSPHTPSSRGSPPAGQHTPQGHGQGQMMKRIVTPPPHPTPPKIHRPFSPA